Proteins from a single region of Candidatus Binatia bacterium:
- a CDS encoding addiction module protein: MHADVLARELEVCEMQARKSDLEQAALGLPPRKRARLVNLLLDSLDDEQEADVEAAWIEEAKLRYEELRSGRVKGRTPAQVHERARAGLLALK; encoded by the coding sequence ATGCACGCCGATGTGCTAGCCAGAGAACTGGAGGTTTGCGAGATGCAGGCGAGGAAGTCCGACTTGGAGCAGGCGGCCCTTGGATTGCCACCGCGGAAGAGAGCACGGCTGGTGAATCTGCTTCTCGATAGTCTCGACGACGAGCAGGAAGCCGACGTTGAGGCGGCATGGATCGAGGAAGCGAAGTTGCGCTATGAGGAGCTTCGGTCCGGCCGGGTGAAGGGTCGTACGCCCGCCCAAGTACACGAACGCGCGCGCGCAGGTCTGTTGGCTCTCAAGTGA